One Acidobacteriota bacterium genomic region harbors:
- a CDS encoding UDP-N-acetylmuramate dehydrogenase yields MRQQRAPLTVEENVPLAPHTTLGVGGPARFFARVADEEALPDALAFARARACPVFVLGGGSNIVVSDRGFAGLVLRMEIAGIRRGADGATLHAGAGTEWDLLVRRAVESRLAGIECLSGIPGTAGAVPVQNVGAYGQEAGDVIAGVRAWGLEEESVRRFDRDGCAFGYRSSLFNRPGGRRWVIVEVSFRLRPGGEARIDYPDLGERFAGRQDPPSLAEVRDAVLQIRRAKGMAWNPGDPESRSAGSFFKNPVLPPATVEALEKALGPGTDRIPRFPVPGGGIKVPAAWLITRAGLGPETSSGGARISARHALAIVNRGGATSDDILDLMDKIRRRVREAWGVDLEPEPIFVGFEPFIG; encoded by the coding sequence ATGCGACAGCAGCGCGCGCCCTTGACGGTAGAGGAAAACGTGCCGCTGGCCCCCCACACGACCCTCGGGGTGGGGGGGCCGGCCCGGTTCTTCGCCCGGGTGGCGGACGAGGAGGCGCTCCCGGACGCCCTCGCGTTCGCCCGGGCCCGCGCCTGCCCCGTCTTCGTCCTCGGGGGGGGGAGCAACATCGTCGTCTCCGACCGGGGCTTTGCCGGGCTGGTCCTCAGGATGGAGATCGCCGGCATCCGCCGCGGCGCCGACGGCGCCACGCTCCATGCCGGGGCCGGGACGGAGTGGGACCTCCTGGTCCGCCGTGCGGTGGAGAGCCGCCTGGCGGGGATCGAATGCCTCAGCGGGATCCCCGGGACCGCGGGCGCGGTCCCGGTTCAGAACGTGGGGGCCTACGGGCAGGAGGCGGGGGACGTCATCGCCGGCGTGCGGGCGTGGGGCCTGGAGGAGGAATCGGTCCGCCGCTTTGACCGGGACGGGTGCGCTTTCGGCTACCGTTCGAGCCTATTCAACCGGCCGGGCGGCCGCCGCTGGGTCATCGTGGAGGTAAGCTTCCGGTTGCGCCCCGGGGGGGAGGCCCGGATCGACTACCCCGACCTCGGGGAGCGCTTCGCGGGGCGGCAGGATCCTCCTTCGCTCGCCGAGGTGCGCGACGCTGTGCTCCAGATCCGCCGGGCGAAGGGGATGGCGTGGAACCCGGGCGACCCCGAGAGCCGCAGCGCCGGGTCTTTCTTCAAGAACCCGGTCCTTCCCCCGGCGACGGTCGAGGCGCTGGAGAAGGCCCTCGGGCCGGGAACCGACCGCATCCCCCGCTTCCCCGTCCCCGGCGGCGGGATCAAGGTTCCGGCGGCGTGGCTGATCACGCGTGCCGGGCTCGGCCCGGAGACCTCGAGCGGGGGCGCCCGGATCTCGGCCAGGCACGCCCTGGCCATCGTCAACCGTGGGGGGGCCACCTCGGACGACATTCTCGACCTGATGGACAAGATCCGGCGCCGGGTCCGGGAGGCCTGGGGCGTCGACCTCGAGCCGGAGCCGATCTTTGTGGGATTTGAGCCTTTCATTGGTTAA
- a CDS encoding TPM domain-containing protein, whose amino-acid sequence MLRRVPALAFLLLQGALALALDVPTLERRVTDLAGVLSAQQAGALEEKLRRLEETDSTQVAVLIIPGLEGELLEAYTMRIAESWRLGQKGRDNGALLFVAMKDRAIRIEVGYGLEPTLTDARSRRIIQNDIVPRFRAGDFPGGIDAGVTGIIRTVQGDYQSGPDSGAGADKPSGILNVLFVLIFPLLWLLSITGKWGGGLIGAAAGAVLPYMFIARSFPLALGGGGLGAVAGFFLGAMAQAAAKSGGGRGGPSGGGYTGGFPGTFGGGFGRGGGFGGGGFGGGGFGGGGFGGGGFGGGGGGFGGGGSSGSW is encoded by the coding sequence ATGCTGCGACGGGTCCCGGCTCTTGCCTTTCTCCTCCTCCAGGGTGCGCTGGCGCTGGCCCTGGACGTGCCGACCCTCGAGCGGCGCGTCACCGACCTGGCGGGCGTCCTCTCCGCCCAGCAGGCGGGCGCGCTCGAGGAGAAGCTCCGCCGCCTGGAAGAGACCGATTCCACCCAGGTGGCCGTGCTCATCATTCCCGGGCTCGAGGGGGAACTGCTGGAAGCCTACACCATGCGCATCGCCGAATCGTGGCGGCTGGGGCAGAAGGGGAGGGATAACGGGGCCCTCCTCTTCGTGGCGATGAAGGACCGGGCCATCCGCATCGAGGTGGGCTACGGGCTGGAGCCGACCCTGACCGACGCCCGCAGCCGGCGCATCATCCAGAACGACATCGTCCCCCGCTTCCGCGCCGGCGATTTCCCGGGGGGGATCGACGCGGGGGTGACGGGCATCATCCGGACCGTCCAGGGGGATTACCAGTCCGGCCCCGATTCGGGGGCGGGGGCCGATAAGCCCTCGGGAATCCTGAATGTCCTCTTCGTCCTGATCTTCCCCCTCCTGTGGCTTCTGAGCATCACGGGGAAATGGGGCGGCGGCCTGATCGGGGCCGCGGCCGGGGCGGTTCTCCCCTACATGTTCATCGCCCGGAGTTTCCCCCTGGCGCTGGGGGGGGGAGGGCTCGGGGCCGTGGCCGGCTTTTTCCTGGGGGCGATGGCCCAGGCGGCGGCGAAATCGGGGGGCGGGCGCGGCGGTCCCTCCGGCGGCGGCTACACGGGAGGCTTTCCCGGAACCTTCGGCGGCGGCTTCGGGAGGGGCGGCGGCTTCGGGGGCGGCGGCTTCGGGGGCGGCGGCTTCGGGGGCGGCGGTTTCGGCGGCGGAGGCTTCGGCGGCGGCGGGGGCGGTTTCGGCGGCGGAGGCAGTTCCGGGAGCTGGTAA
- a CDS encoding zinc ribbon domain-containing protein, translating into MPIYEYRCRECSAEFEKLVFGSGAERDIRCPGCRSAEVEQVYSCFNGVSRSADGSTHSISSGCSSCSSSSCAGCKGH; encoded by the coding sequence ATGCCGATTTACGAATACAGATGCCGGGAGTGCAGCGCGGAATTCGAGAAACTGGTCTTCGGGTCCGGAGCGGAACGGGATATCCGCTGCCCGGGCTGCCGGTCGGCCGAAGTCGAGCAGGTCTATTCCTGCTTCAACGGCGTGTCCCGCTCCGCCGACGGGAGCACCCACTCGATCTCCTCCGGATGCTCCTCCTGCAGTTCTTCGAGCTGCGCCGGCTGCAAGGGGCACTGA
- a CDS encoding LemA family protein, giving the protein MTKGVMAGIGCLAIIVIGAAILGFAAWGVYNGLITEQQKVEAQWAQVENVYQRRADLVPNLVATVKGYAAHESEVLQAVTESRAKVGSMQMTPEMLGDPAALEQYQQAQAGLGSALSRLMLVVERYPDLKANQNFLELQSQLEGTENRITVERMRFNEAAQAYNTRVLRFPDNLFARFFGFGQKAYFQSAPGSDQAPVVDFTD; this is encoded by the coding sequence ATGACAAAAGGCGTGATGGCAGGAATCGGGTGTCTGGCAATCATAGTGATCGGGGCCGCCATCCTGGGGTTCGCCGCCTGGGGGGTCTACAACGGCCTCATCACCGAGCAGCAGAAGGTGGAGGCCCAGTGGGCGCAGGTGGAAAACGTCTACCAGCGGCGGGCCGACCTCGTCCCCAACCTGGTCGCCACGGTCAAGGGGTACGCGGCGCACGAAAGCGAAGTGCTGCAGGCGGTGACCGAGTCGCGGGCCAAGGTGGGCTCGATGCAGATGACGCCGGAGATGCTCGGCGACCCGGCGGCGCTCGAGCAGTACCAGCAGGCCCAGGCCGGTCTCGGCAGCGCCCTGTCGCGCCTGATGCTGGTCGTGGAACGCTATCCCGACCTGAAGGCCAACCAGAATTTCCTGGAACTGCAGAGTCAGCTGGAGGGGACCGAGAACCGGATCACGGTGGAACGGATGCGGTTCAACGAGGCGGCGCAGGCCTACAACACGCGGGTCCTGCGCTTCCCGGACAACCTCTTCGCCCGCTTCTTCGGCTTCGGGCAGAAGGCCTATTTCCAGTCCGCCCCGGGGAGCGACCAGGCCCCCGTGGTCGATTTCACCGACTAG